One window of Psychrobacillus sp. FSL H8-0483 genomic DNA carries:
- a CDS encoding HAMP domain-containing methyl-accepting chemotaxis protein: MKEKKKKHAFGIQKKIVLFVTVLAVITYSTSALFINYVQPFLLDKTTGSITFEILTYAAGVFWSGLLAYIFSGLIIKPLFNLEKVAILASEGKIGVDVEVPKSKDEIQSVAVAFQAMLVNLREMVQSIEENFDKTNNTVQNLSKESSVASEQAEAIAHTIAQISEGAEQSAVAVQETAESVEDVRVLASEVNKRAERSSVQSKEMIRGLAQTTDVIQSLVNGIQKIASGSESALGNVHQLEENARKVESIIQLVGDIAAQTNLLALNASIEAARAGEHGKGFAVVAEEVRKLADESAKAVQGISELILAIQTDVQTVVQQMTNQVSFAVGEAKRVSETNAAVEGMSNKIHEMAESVVEISTLIERQLTNIESTARQSQDVAAIAEETSAGAEEVRSATDEQARSIEQIDQLSFGLKRQSEELFKVISQFDRNSSK, translated from the coding sequence ATGAAAGAAAAGAAAAAGAAGCACGCTTTTGGAATCCAAAAGAAGATTGTGCTATTTGTAACAGTATTAGCAGTAATTACGTACTCTACAAGTGCATTGTTTATTAATTATGTACAACCTTTTTTATTAGATAAGACAACAGGGTCTATCACATTTGAAATTCTAACTTATGCTGCGGGAGTTTTTTGGTCTGGTTTATTAGCTTATATATTCAGTGGTCTTATTATAAAACCTTTATTTAATTTAGAAAAAGTTGCCATACTTGCTTCAGAAGGAAAAATTGGTGTGGACGTGGAAGTACCAAAGTCGAAAGATGAAATTCAATCAGTGGCAGTTGCATTCCAAGCAATGCTAGTAAACTTAAGAGAAATGGTTCAAAGTATAGAAGAAAATTTTGATAAAACAAATAATACAGTGCAAAACCTTTCAAAAGAATCTTCGGTTGCTTCAGAGCAAGCAGAAGCGATTGCACATACGATAGCTCAAATTTCTGAAGGTGCAGAACAATCAGCTGTAGCAGTTCAAGAAACTGCAGAATCGGTAGAAGATGTACGTGTGCTTGCGTCAGAAGTTAATAAACGTGCGGAAAGATCTTCCGTTCAATCCAAAGAGATGATTAGAGGACTTGCACAAACAACAGATGTCATCCAATCGCTTGTAAACGGGATTCAAAAAATTGCTTCTGGTAGTGAATCTGCATTAGGGAATGTCCATCAACTAGAAGAAAATGCAAGAAAAGTGGAAAGTATTATTCAACTAGTAGGGGATATTGCAGCGCAAACAAATTTACTAGCATTAAATGCTTCCATTGAGGCCGCTCGTGCTGGCGAACATGGTAAAGGCTTTGCAGTGGTAGCAGAAGAAGTACGTAAGCTAGCAGATGAAAGTGCGAAAGCAGTTCAAGGTATTTCTGAGTTAATACTGGCTATTCAAACGGATGTACAGACAGTGGTACAACAAATGACTAATCAGGTAAGCTTCGCAGTGGGAGAAGCAAAACGCGTTTCAGAAACAAATGCAGCGGTAGAAGGTATGTCTAATAAAATACATGAAATGGCTGAATCTGTCGTTGAGATTTCTACGCTCATTGAAAGACAACTGACGAATATAGAGAGTACTGCTCGCCAATCACAAGACGTAGCGGCAATTGCAGAAGAAACGTCTGCTGGGGCAGAAGAGGTAAGAAGTGCAACAGATGAACAAGCACGATCAATTGAGCAAATAGATCAATTATCGTTCGGATTAAAGCGACAATCGGAAGAATTATTCAAGGTTATTTCGCAATTTGACAGAAATTCGTCAAAATAG
- the rpiB gene encoding ribose 5-phosphate isomerase B has protein sequence MKIAISSDHGGNNLRKEIIQQIEELGLSYEDFGPNTDDSVDYPDYAIPVTEAVVSGKFDRGILICGTGIGMSIAANKVKGIRCALVHDVFSAKATRCHNDSNVLAMGERVIGPGLAREIVATWLAQDFEGGRHVRRVEKISALEN, from the coding sequence TTGAAAATTGCAATTTCTTCCGACCACGGAGGTAATAATCTTCGTAAGGAAATTATTCAACAGATAGAAGAGCTTGGACTTTCTTATGAGGATTTTGGTCCAAACACCGACGATTCAGTTGACTATCCCGACTATGCAATTCCTGTTACTGAAGCAGTAGTTAGTGGGAAGTTTGATCGTGGAATCTTAATTTGTGGTACAGGTATTGGTATGTCGATTGCTGCTAACAAAGTAAAAGGCATTCGTTGCGCTTTAGTACATGATGTATTTTCTGCTAAAGCTACAAGATGTCATAATGACTCGAACGTTCTTGCAATGGGCGAACGAGTTATAGGTCCAGGCCTTGCTAGAGAAATTGTAGCAACTTGGCTTGCACAAGATTTCGAAGGTGGTCGTCATGTACGCCGTGTGGAAAAAATTTCAGCATTAGAAAATTAA
- a CDS encoding TIGR01440 family protein, protein MEAKNLWQQQIEQLLLEVEQQIDLHEDDLFVIGCSTSEVKGQKIGTAGGLEIAEALFEPLRAFAERNKVHLAFQGCEHINRAITMERKTQKLYRLSEVSVIPVVLAGGSMSAYAYTQFQDPVVVEHVQAQAGIDIGQTMIGMQLQPVAVPIRVSIKQIGEAVVTIAKTRPKLIGGTRAFYG, encoded by the coding sequence ATGGAAGCAAAAAATTTGTGGCAACAACAAATCGAACAGCTTCTCCTGGAAGTGGAGCAGCAAATAGACTTACATGAAGATGATCTTTTCGTTATTGGCTGTTCGACCTCTGAAGTAAAAGGCCAAAAAATAGGAACTGCTGGTGGTTTAGAAATAGCGGAAGCTTTATTCGAACCATTAAGAGCATTTGCAGAGCGCAATAAGGTGCATCTTGCTTTTCAAGGCTGTGAACATATTAATCGAGCTATTACAATGGAAAGAAAAACACAAAAACTATATAGACTATCGGAAGTTTCTGTTATTCCGGTTGTTCTAGCAGGCGGCTCTATGTCGGCTTACGCATACACTCAATTTCAAGACCCTGTAGTAGTCGAGCATGTTCAAGCACAGGCTGGCATTGATATAGGACAAACTATGATTGGTATGCAGCTACAACCTGTAGCTGTGCCAATTCGTGTGTCTATTAAGCAAATTGGGGAAGCAGTCGTAACGATTGCGAAAACGCGTCCAAAGCTCATTGGCGGGACGCGTGCATTTTATGGATGA
- the glyA gene encoding serine hydroxymethyltransferase, translating into MDDIRGGTKVEKIQSQDLAVYEAMLAEKKRQQANIELIASENFVSEAVMEAQGSVLTNKYAEGYPGKRYYGGCEHVDVVEDIARDRLKEIFGAEHANVQPHSGSQANMAVYMTALQPGDTILGMNLSHGGHLTHGSPVNFSGIQYNFIDYGVNKETEMIDYEDVRAKALEHKPKMIVAGASAYSRIIDFAKFREIADEVGAYLFVDMAHIAGLVAAGLHPNPVPYAHFVTSTTHKTLRGPRGGLILTTEEFAKKIDKTIFPGIQGGPLMHVIAAKAVAFGEAQQPEFKEYQAQVIANAQTLADSLTAEGIRIVSGGTDNHVMLLDVSALGLTGKVAEHVLDEVGITVNKNTIPFDTSSPFITSGVRIGTPAVTSRGFKEEEMKEIALIIAKLLKNHEDATVLKESKDRVEALTNKFPLYN; encoded by the coding sequence ATGGATGATATTAGAGGGGGAACTAAAGTGGAAAAAATTCAATCACAAGATCTAGCAGTTTACGAGGCAATGCTTGCCGAGAAAAAACGTCAACAAGCGAATATTGAGTTAATCGCATCAGAAAACTTCGTATCAGAAGCGGTAATGGAGGCACAAGGCTCTGTACTTACAAACAAATATGCAGAAGGTTACCCGGGTAAACGTTACTATGGTGGCTGTGAGCATGTAGACGTAGTAGAAGATATTGCTCGTGATCGTCTGAAAGAAATTTTTGGAGCAGAGCATGCAAACGTACAACCACATTCTGGCTCACAAGCGAATATGGCTGTATATATGACTGCTTTACAACCAGGTGACACGATTTTAGGTATGAACCTGTCCCATGGTGGGCATTTAACACACGGTTCTCCTGTAAACTTTAGTGGAATTCAATATAATTTCATTGATTATGGAGTAAACAAAGAAACAGAAATGATCGATTATGAAGATGTTCGTGCTAAAGCGTTGGAACACAAACCAAAAATGATCGTTGCTGGAGCAAGTGCATACTCTCGTATTATTGATTTTGCTAAATTCCGTGAAATTGCTGATGAAGTAGGAGCATACTTATTTGTAGATATGGCTCATATCGCAGGTTTAGTGGCTGCGGGTCTTCATCCTAACCCAGTTCCATATGCACATTTCGTTACATCTACTACACATAAGACATTACGCGGCCCACGTGGTGGCTTGATCTTAACAACAGAAGAGTTCGCGAAGAAAATTGATAAAACAATTTTCCCTGGAATTCAAGGTGGCCCATTAATGCACGTTATCGCTGCAAAAGCAGTAGCTTTTGGTGAAGCACAACAACCTGAATTTAAAGAATATCAAGCGCAAGTAATTGCAAATGCTCAAACATTAGCTGATAGTTTAACGGCTGAAGGTATTCGTATCGTTTCTGGTGGAACGGATAACCATGTAATGCTATTAGATGTTTCTGCTTTAGGCTTAACTGGTAAAGTTGCGGAGCATGTACTAGATGAGGTTGGTATTACCGTGAATAAAAACACGATTCCATTCGATACTTCTAGTCCGTTTATTACATCTGGAGTTCGTATTGGTACACCAGCTGTTACTTCCCGTGGGTTTAAAGAAGAAGAAATGAAAGAAATTGCTTTAATTATTGCGAAACTATTGAAAAACCATGAAGATGCTACTGTATTAAAAGAATCAAAAGATAGAGTAGAAGCTTTAACAAATAAATTCCCATTATATAACTAA
- the upp gene encoding uracil phosphoribosyltransferase: protein MPKVFVFDHPLIQHKLTYIRDVNTGTKEFRELVDEVATLMAFEITRDLPLEETEVETPVQPTKSKVLAGKKLGIVPILRAGIGMIDGILKLIPAAKVGHIGLYRDPETLQPVEYYVKLPADVADRDFILVDPMLATGGSAIEAVNSLKKRGATSIKFMCLIAAPEGVEALQKAHPDVDIYIAALDEKLNDHGYIVPGLGDAGDRLFGTK, encoded by the coding sequence ATGCCAAAAGTATTTGTATTCGATCACCCGCTTATTCAACACAAACTTACATATATCCGTGATGTAAACACTGGAACAAAGGAATTCCGTGAACTTGTAGATGAGGTAGCTACACTCATGGCCTTTGAAATTACTCGTGATCTTCCATTAGAAGAAACGGAAGTAGAAACACCTGTACAGCCCACTAAATCGAAAGTATTAGCTGGGAAAAAATTAGGGATTGTTCCTATATTACGAGCTGGAATTGGAATGATTGATGGTATATTAAAACTAATTCCTGCTGCAAAAGTTGGGCATATTGGTCTTTACCGTGATCCAGAAACATTGCAACCAGTAGAATACTACGTAAAACTTCCTGCAGACGTTGCAGATCGTGATTTCATTTTAGTGGATCCTATGCTTGCAACGGGTGGTTCTGCAATAGAAGCTGTTAATTCACTAAAAAAACGCGGAGCAACAAGTATTAAGTTCATGTGTCTAATCGCAGCTCCAGAAGGTGTAGAAGCTCTTCAAAAAGCACACCCAGATGTAGATATTTATATTGCTGCACTAGATGAAAAACTAAATGACCATGGCTATATCGTGCCTGGCTTAGGTGACGCTGGTGACCGTTTATTCGGTACGAAATAA
- the wecB gene encoding UDP-N-acetylglucosamine 2-epimerase (non-hydrolyzing) encodes MRKWKVMTIFGTRPEAIKMAPLVLELQKHQEEIESIVTVTAQHRQMLDQVLETFNIKPDYDLNMMKDRQTLVDITTRALEGLDAVMKEAQPDIVLVHGDTSTTFVASLAAFYNQIAIGHVEAGLRTWNKYSPFPEEMNRQLTGVMADIHFAPTEKSRANLLAENKLSDRIFVTGNTAIDALQTTVKEDYTHPILEKLQNSRVILLTAHRRENLGEPMRNMFRAINRLLVEHEDVQVVYPVHMNPAVREIANDILGENDRIHLIEPLEVLDFHNFAARSFIILTDSGGVQEEAPSLGKPVIVLRDTTERPEGIEAGTLKLAGTEEETIFRLANELLSNPTAYNEMAKASNPYGDGKASEKIVDALKEYLKQK; translated from the coding sequence ATGCGTAAATGGAAAGTAATGACGATATTTGGAACGAGACCAGAAGCGATAAAAATGGCTCCTCTTGTTCTTGAACTTCAAAAACATCAAGAAGAAATTGAATCAATCGTTACAGTGACGGCTCAACATCGTCAAATGCTTGACCAAGTGCTTGAAACATTTAATATAAAGCCGGATTATGATTTAAATATGATGAAGGATCGTCAAACTTTAGTTGATATAACGACTAGAGCACTGGAAGGTCTTGACGCAGTCATGAAAGAAGCACAACCAGACATCGTGCTCGTTCATGGAGATACGTCTACAACATTTGTTGCTAGTCTAGCGGCTTTTTATAACCAAATTGCAATCGGTCATGTAGAAGCAGGACTTCGTACATGGAATAAATATTCTCCTTTTCCTGAAGAAATGAATCGACAACTAACGGGTGTAATGGCAGATATACATTTTGCGCCAACGGAAAAATCACGAGCAAATTTACTTGCTGAAAATAAGCTAAGTGATCGGATTTTTGTTACTGGTAATACAGCGATTGATGCACTTCAAACAACTGTAAAAGAAGATTATACGCATCCTATTTTAGAGAAGCTACAAAATAGTCGAGTAATACTATTAACAGCCCATCGTCGAGAAAATTTGGGAGAGCCAATGCGCAATATGTTCCGAGCTATTAATCGATTATTAGTAGAACATGAGGATGTACAAGTAGTGTATCCGGTTCATATGAACCCAGCGGTAAGAGAAATAGCAAACGACATTCTTGGAGAAAATGATCGTATTCATTTAATCGAACCGTTAGAGGTATTAGATTTTCACAATTTTGCGGCTAGATCATTTATTATTCTGACGGATTCTGGTGGAGTTCAAGAAGAAGCGCCTTCGTTAGGGAAACCAGTAATCGTTCTTCGCGATACAACAGAACGACCAGAAGGAATTGAAGCTGGAACGTTGAAACTAGCAGGAACTGAAGAAGAAACTATTTTCCGATTAGCAAATGAGCTACTATCTAACCCAACTGCTTATAACGAAATGGCGAAAGCGAGTAATCCTTATGGGGATGGCAAAGCTTCAGAAAAGATTGTGGATGCTTTAAAAGAATATTTAAAACAAAAATAA
- a CDS encoding AtpZ/AtpI family protein — protein sequence MRQIRRPLQGIAMYSAILSQLVGSILIGTFTGMWIDNTYGTTPVLLVICLLAGLAVGMFAIITTIRKYDSGD from the coding sequence ATGCGTCAAATAAGACGTCCGTTACAAGGGATAGCTATGTATTCAGCGATTCTCTCACAGCTTGTTGGTTCTATCTTAATAGGTACATTCACAGGAATGTGGATCGACAATACTTATGGAACCACTCCAGTACTTTTAGTAATATGTTTACTCGCTGGCCTTGCGGTTGGTATGTTTGCCATTATTACTACCATTCGAAAATATGATTCAGGAGACTGA
- a CDS encoding ATP synthase subunit I yields the protein MHEMQHIYTKQKKYIFFLLAVCALGWGFTPYSTIFAGLALGSLFGLYNFWILVRRMEKFDRVLTNGKGRAGLGTTFRFASGVAAVAIALALPQYIHVISTVIGLMIPYVLLLVERIMYYARHQQ from the coding sequence ATGCATGAAATGCAACATATTTATACAAAGCAGAAAAAGTACATATTTTTTTTGCTCGCAGTATGTGCGCTAGGTTGGGGGTTTACCCCATATTCGACAATTTTTGCAGGCCTAGCACTAGGTTCTTTGTTTGGTCTGTATAATTTCTGGATTCTAGTACGTAGAATGGAGAAATTTGACCGTGTGTTAACAAATGGAAAAGGACGAGCAGGTCTCGGTACAACATTCCGCTTCGCATCTGGCGTTGCAGCTGTTGCAATAGCACTTGCCCTTCCACAGTATATTCATGTTATAAGCACAGTCATTGGATTAATGATTCCCTATGTTCTGCTTTTAGTAGAACGAATTATGTATTATGCAAGACACCAACAATGA
- the atpB gene encoding F0F1 ATP synthase subunit A: MEHKNPTFEFLGMYGNWSNILMLAVTTLIVFLIAFIATRNLKLKPTGMQNFMEWIMDFVKGIIKSNFDWQTGGRFHILGITLIMFVFVANVLGLPFSISYDGVLWWKSPTADPTVTMTLAVMIILLTHYYGIKAKGIKEYGKDYLKPLPFLAPLKVMEEFANTLTLGLRLYGNIYAGEVLLGLLAGLATSNIFGFVGAIIPAMAWQGFSLFIGGIQAFIFVMLTMVYMSHKVSSDH; encoded by the coding sequence GTGGAACATAAAAATCCCACTTTTGAGTTTTTGGGGATGTACGGAAACTGGTCGAATATCCTGATGCTTGCAGTCACAACACTCATCGTATTTTTGATCGCTTTTATCGCGACAAGAAACTTGAAGCTGAAGCCAACTGGTATGCAGAACTTCATGGAGTGGATTATGGACTTCGTAAAAGGCATTATTAAAAGTAACTTTGACTGGCAAACAGGTGGGAGATTCCATATTCTTGGAATTACATTAATCATGTTTGTTTTTGTAGCAAACGTGTTAGGTCTACCATTTTCGATATCGTATGATGGTGTGCTTTGGTGGAAATCTCCAACAGCGGATCCGACGGTAACGATGACACTTGCAGTAATGATTATTCTATTAACGCACTACTATGGCATCAAAGCGAAGGGCATAAAAGAATATGGTAAAGATTACTTAAAACCGCTTCCTTTTTTAGCTCCTTTAAAAGTAATGGAAGAATTCGCAAATACGTTGACACTCGGTCTACGTCTTTACGGAAATATATATGCAGGGGAAGTTCTTTTAGGACTACTTGCAGGCTTAGCAACATCTAATATTTTTGGCTTTGTTGGAGCAATTATTCCAGCAATGGCATGGCAAGGTTTCTCACTATTTATCGGTGGAATCCAGGCGTTCATTTTCGTTATGTTAACAATGGTTTATATGTCACATAAAGTGTCGTCTGACCATTAA
- the atpE gene encoding F0F1 ATP synthase subunit C, translated as MVGSVGLLAAAIAIGLGALGAGIGNGLIVSKTVEGIARQPEARGSLQTVMFIGVALVEALPIIAAVIAFIVLNK; from the coding sequence ATGGTAGGTTCAGTTGGTCTTTTAGCAGCAGCTATAGCAATCGGTTTAGGTGCACTTGGTGCAGGTATCGGTAACGGTTTAATCGTTTCAAAAACAGTAGAGGGTATCGCTCGTCAACCAGAAGCACGTGGATCTTTACAAACAGTTATGTTCATTGGGGTAGCATTAGTTGAGGCACTTCCAATCATCGCAGCAGTTATCGCGTTCATCGTATTAAACAAATAA
- the atpF gene encoding F0F1 ATP synthase subunit B: MSFDYLVLGASGHDGLNILDILATLFFFTLLMFLLKKVAWGPLMGIMNQREELIASEIEAAENSRNESARLLEEQRDLLKEARTEALAIVENAKKQGEASREEIITTARTEAARLKESAIREIDTEKERAIAAVREEVVSLSVLAASKVLEKEVSEEDNRALIEATIAKAGEAK, encoded by the coding sequence GTGTCTTTTGATTACCTTGTACTTGGTGCGAGTGGCCATGATGGGTTGAATATTTTGGATATCCTTGCTACATTATTCTTCTTTACACTACTTATGTTTTTATTGAAGAAAGTAGCATGGGGCCCACTTATGGGTATTATGAATCAACGTGAAGAGTTAATCGCAAGCGAAATCGAAGCAGCAGAAAATAGCCGCAATGAATCAGCGCGATTACTTGAAGAACAACGTGACTTATTAAAAGAAGCGCGTACAGAAGCATTAGCGATTGTAGAAAATGCGAAAAAGCAAGGCGAAGCATCTCGTGAAGAAATTATCACAACTGCTCGTACTGAAGCAGCGCGTTTGAAAGAATCTGCTATCCGTGAAATCGATACAGAAAAAGAGAGAGCGATTGCAGCAGTACGTGAAGAAGTAGTTTCACTTTCAGTACTTGCAGCGTCCAAAGTTCTTGAAAAAGAAGTTTCGGAAGAAGATAACCGTGCGCTAATCGAGGCAACGATTGCGAAGGCAGGGGAAGCTAAGTGA
- a CDS encoding F0F1 ATP synthase subunit delta, translated as MSNSTAAKRYAIALFELAQQKNELQSVENDLRELKVVWNGNKDLKTLFTSPKLSLDKKKELIREVFNNANPIVINTLLVLIDKKRLGEVSDIITEFMALSYDAQGVAEAKVYTTRELTEEERANVSTVFAKNVGKQSLRIQNIVDPSIIGGMRVQIGNRIYDSSLSTKLDRLKRNLIG; from the coding sequence GTGAGTAATTCAACTGCAGCTAAACGTTACGCAATCGCTTTATTCGAATTAGCACAACAAAAAAATGAGCTTCAATCAGTAGAAAATGATTTACGCGAACTTAAAGTTGTCTGGAATGGCAATAAAGATTTGAAAACTTTATTCACATCTCCAAAGCTTTCATTAGACAAGAAAAAAGAGCTAATCCGCGAAGTTTTCAACAATGCTAATCCAATTGTTATTAATACACTTTTAGTGCTTATTGATAAGAAAAGATTAGGTGAAGTTTCAGACATTATTACTGAATTTATGGCACTTTCCTACGATGCACAAGGTGTTGCAGAAGCGAAAGTATATACTACACGTGAATTAACAGAAGAAGAGCGTGCAAACGTCTCTACTGTATTTGCAAAAAATGTAGGGAAACAATCTTTACGTATTCAAAACATTGTAGATCCATCAATCATTGGTGGAATGCGTGTTCAAATCGGAAACCGCATTTACGATAGCAGTCTAAGTACAAAACTAGATCGCTTAAAACGTAACTTGATCGGTTAA
- the atpA gene encoding F0F1 ATP synthase subunit alpha — protein sequence MSIKAEEISVLIKQQIENYESEMKVSDVGTVIKIGDGIALAHGLDNVMAGELLEFSTGVLGMAQNLEANNVGIVILGPYTDIKEGDEVRRTGRIMEVPVGKELIGRVVNPLGQPVDGLGPIATTKSRPIESPAQGVMARKSVHEPLQTGIKAIDALVPIGRGQRELIIGDRQTGKTSVAIDAILNQADQDMICIYVAIGQKESTVRNVVETLRKKGALDYTIVVTASASQPAPLLYLAPYAGVTMAEEFMFEGKHVLIVYDDLSKQAAAYRELSLLLRRPPGREAYPGDVFYLHSRLLERAAKLNETLGAGSITALPFVETQAGDISAYIPTNVISITDGQIFLQSDLFFSGVRPAINAGLSVSRVGGSAQIKAMKKVAGTLRLDLAAFRELEAFSQFGSDLDAATQAKLNRGIRTVEVLKQDLNSPIKVEKQVLILYALTRGHLDDIPVKDITRFEAELNSWIDSNHTNVLDHIRTTKDLPSEEDLNNAITAFKKTFAKSE from the coding sequence ATGAGCATCAAAGCTGAAGAAATCAGTGTCTTGATTAAACAGCAGATTGAGAATTATGAATCTGAGATGAAAGTTAGCGACGTTGGTACAGTCATTAAAATTGGTGACGGTATCGCTCTTGCTCATGGCCTCGACAACGTCATGGCTGGAGAATTATTAGAATTCTCAACTGGTGTGTTAGGTATGGCACAAAACTTGGAAGCGAATAACGTTGGTATCGTTATCCTTGGACCATACACAGACATCAAAGAAGGCGATGAAGTACGTCGAACTGGCCGTATTATGGAAGTTCCTGTTGGTAAAGAATTGATTGGCCGCGTTGTCAATCCACTTGGCCAACCAGTTGACGGACTAGGTCCTATTGCAACTACTAAATCTCGTCCAATCGAAAGCCCTGCACAAGGAGTTATGGCACGTAAATCAGTACATGAGCCACTTCAAACAGGTATTAAAGCGATTGACGCTCTTGTACCAATCGGGCGTGGGCAACGTGAGTTAATCATCGGTGACCGTCAAACAGGTAAAACATCTGTTGCGATTGATGCAATTCTTAACCAAGCAGACCAAGATATGATTTGTATCTATGTTGCTATCGGTCAAAAAGAATCGACTGTTCGTAACGTTGTAGAAACACTTCGTAAAAAAGGTGCTTTAGATTACACAATCGTTGTAACTGCATCTGCATCACAACCAGCTCCATTACTTTACCTAGCTCCTTATGCTGGTGTAACAATGGCTGAAGAGTTCATGTTTGAAGGCAAGCATGTGTTAATCGTTTATGATGATTTATCAAAACAAGCTGCTGCATACCGTGAACTTTCATTACTACTTCGTCGTCCTCCAGGTCGTGAAGCATATCCAGGGGATGTATTCTACTTACACAGCCGTCTTCTTGAGCGCGCTGCGAAGTTAAATGAAACACTTGGTGCTGGTTCTATCACAGCATTACCGTTCGTTGAAACGCAAGCTGGAGATATCTCTGCTTATATTCCAACCAACGTAATTTCTATTACAGATGGTCAAATCTTCTTACAATCTGATCTATTCTTCTCGGGCGTACGTCCAGCAATCAATGCTGGTTTATCTGTATCTCGTGTTGGTGGTTCAGCTCAAATTAAAGCAATGAAAAAAGTTGCGGGTACACTACGTCTTGACTTAGCTGCATTCCGTGAACTTGAAGCATTCTCTCAATTTGGATCAGATCTTGACGCTGCGACTCAAGCAAAACTTAATCGTGGTATACGTACAGTAGAAGTATTAAAACAAGACTTGAATAGCCCTATTAAAGTGGAAAAACAAGTACTTATTTTATACGCTCTAACACGTGGCCATTTAGATGATATTCCAGTTAAAGATATTACTCGTTTTGAAGCTGAATTAAACAGCTGGATAGATTCAAACCACACAAACGTTTTAGATCATATTCGCACGACTAAAGATCTTCCTTCAGAAGAAGACTTGAATAATGCAATTACTGCATTTAAAAAGACTTTCGCTAAATCTGAATAA
- a CDS encoding F0F1 ATP synthase subunit gamma, translated as MASLRDIKSKITSTKKTSQITKAMQMVSASKLSRAEENAKAYVPYMAKIQEVVGAIASGTSDSGHPMLTSRPVKKTAYLVITSDRGLAGAYNSNVIRAVANAIAERHSSKDEYVVLAIGRMGRDFFQKRGSNVIGEVIGLPDQPAFSDIKEIARRAVGMFTDGTYDELYMYYNHFVSAISSEVTEKKVLPLTDIAVETGTTASYEFEPSAEAILEVLLPQYAESLIFGALLDGKASEHASRMSAMKSATDNAADLISNLTLVYNRARQAAITQEITEIVGGAAALE; from the coding sequence GTGGCATCATTACGCGACATTAAAAGTAAAATTACGTCTACAAAGAAAACAAGTCAAATTACGAAGGCCATGCAAATGGTTTCTGCATCTAAATTGAGCCGTGCGGAAGAAAATGCGAAAGCATATGTTCCTTACATGGCGAAAATTCAAGAAGTAGTAGGTGCAATTGCATCAGGTACAAGTGATAGTGGACATCCAATGTTAACTTCTCGTCCTGTGAAAAAAACAGCATATCTTGTCATTACTTCAGATCGTGGTTTAGCTGGAGCTTATAACAGTAACGTTATACGTGCTGTTGCAAATGCTATAGCGGAGCGACATTCGTCAAAAGATGAGTATGTAGTTTTAGCAATTGGTCGTATGGGACGTGACTTCTTCCAAAAACGTGGTTCGAATGTAATCGGAGAAGTTATAGGTTTACCAGATCAACCTGCTTTTTCTGATATTAAAGAAATAGCGCGCAGAGCTGTTGGTATGTTCACGGATGGTACATATGATGAACTTTATATGTACTACAACCACTTTGTCAGTGCCATTTCTAGTGAAGTTACAGAGAAAAAGGTACTGCCACTTACGGATATTGCAGTAGAAACAGGCACAACAGCTTCTTATGAATTTGAACCTTCAGCTGAAGCAATTCTTGAAGTGTTACTTCCTCAATATGCGGAAAGCCTAATTTTTGGTGCATTACTCGATGGTAAAGCCAGTGAACATGCTTCACGTATGTCCGCGATGAAGAGTGCGACAGACAACGCAGCTGATTTAATTAGCAACTTAACATTAGTTTATAACCGAGCACGCCAAGCAGCAATTACGCAAGAAATTACGGAAATTGTAGGCGGCGCAGCGGCTCTAGAATAG